One bacterium DNA window includes the following coding sequences:
- the fabG gene encoding 3-oxoacyl-[acyl-carrier-protein] reductase, whose translation MMKLKNQVSLVTGAAQGIGKAIAFKLAEEGSDVVLIDMNEEKCKEVAAEIQKKSRKSWIYKVDVADYKQVEALFNNEMEKWGRIDVLVNNAGITKDNLILRMKEEEWDDVIKINLKGAFNFCKSASRFMTKQRAGAIINISSIIGIMGNAGQVNYSASKAGIIGLTKSLAKELASRNIRVNTIAPGFIETSMTKDLNEERKQLMLNAIPLKRIGAPEEVANLVLFLASGDSSYITGQVINVDGGMVM comes from the coding sequence ATTATGAAGTTAAAAAATCAGGTATCATTGGTTACAGGAGCTGCGCAGGGTATTGGCAAAGCCATTGCTTTTAAATTGGCAGAAGAAGGCTCTGATGTTGTTCTTATTGATATGAATGAAGAAAAATGCAAAGAAGTTGCAGCCGAAATCCAAAAAAAGAGTAGGAAATCTTGGATTTATAAAGTAGATGTAGCCGATTATAAACAGGTTGAAGCGCTTTTTAACAATGAAATGGAAAAATGGGGCAGAATTGATGTGCTTGTTAATAATGCGGGCATTACCAAAGATAATCTTATTTTAAGAATGAAAGAAGAAGAATGGGATGATGTAATAAAAATAAATCTTAAGGGTGCATTTAATTTCTGCAAGTCAGCAAGCAGGTTTATGACGAAGCAAAGAGCAGGAGCGATTATCAATATATCTTCAATCATCGGTATTATGGGTAACGCAGGACAAGTAAATTATTCGGCCTCGAAAGCGGGAATAATAGGTCTTACGAAATCTTTGGCAAAGGAGTTAGCTTCACGCAATATAAGAGTAAATACTATTGCTCCGGGGTTTATTGAAACATCTATGACAAAGGATTTAAATGAAGAAAGAAAACAACTAATGCTTAATGCAATCCCATTGAAGAGAATAGGTGCGCCTGAAGAGGTGGCAAATCTCGTTTTATTTCTTGCTAGCGGGGATTCCTCTTATATAACGGGTCAAGTTATCAATGTGGATGGTGGTATGGTAATGTAG